A genome region from Pseudanabaena sp. Chao 1811 includes the following:
- a CDS encoding protein phosphatase 2C domain-containing protein, with protein sequence MGAITLILHPYYEANFSYWVNLDIIMSICPSCNSVNPDDYQFCQFCGSKIVTEIVNHPSEDGAIAPSLAVESAVTKPIYLEHTAHNQDGEVGDNSMDSEAHQPSEMLENPNENEAQGDASAEAQEDVDNAIAVTIPIMFPKIATPEQPASMDLEALPDASLDLSSETEQLEFPQVQLSQVHLQDIVYAGKTDVGRQRNRNEDDFVTIFQTRSSHGKSQISDRSQRGLFVLCDGMGGHEGGAEASAIAVKSITEQFLPFWVDTLPGEKKLNEIIGNANQAIFDRNEEENRQSLGRMGTTLVMLAIHDLDVVIAHVGDSRIYKVTNSPNDAQISTKDIQNSLEVSAAASSAKLAQITRDHDVLNQLLDLGMDRESTIARPDSHQLTQALGPNPSDRLEPSIQFFTLTEPTLFLLCSDGLCDNDVIEENWQTHLLPILNKDLDLVTGLDNLIELGNNVNGYDNLTAVLILCDLTNSPN encoded by the coding sequence ATGGGTGCGATTACCTTAATTCTTCACCCCTATTATGAAGCTAATTTCTCATATTGGGTAAACCTAGACATAATTATGAGCATCTGTCCTAGTTGCAACAGCGTAAACCCTGATGATTATCAATTCTGTCAATTTTGCGGTTCTAAAATTGTTACTGAAATTGTTAATCATCCGTCAGAGGATGGTGCGATCGCACCATCCCTAGCTGTGGAATCCGCAGTAACTAAACCCATCTATTTAGAACATACTGCACATAATCAAGATGGCGAGGTTGGCGATAATAGCATGGACAGTGAGGCTCACCAGCCATCCGAGATGCTAGAGAATCCCAATGAAAATGAAGCGCAAGGAGATGCGTCTGCGGAAGCTCAGGAAGATGTCGATAATGCGATCGCAGTTACCATACCGATCATGTTTCCAAAGATCGCCACCCCAGAACAGCCTGCATCTATGGATTTGGAAGCGTTGCCTGATGCAAGTTTAGATTTATCCTCGGAAACTGAGCAACTCGAATTTCCCCAAGTACAATTATCCCAAGTACATTTACAAGATATCGTCTATGCGGGGAAAACTGATGTTGGTAGACAGAGAAATCGCAATGAGGATGATTTCGTAACGATTTTTCAAACTCGTAGCAGTCATGGCAAAAGTCAGATTAGCGATCGCAGTCAGCGCGGATTATTTGTGTTGTGTGATGGTATGGGTGGACATGAGGGAGGAGCAGAGGCTAGTGCGATCGCAGTTAAATCCATTACTGAGCAGTTTCTGCCATTTTGGGTAGACACTTTACCAGGGGAGAAGAAACTTAATGAAATTATCGGCAATGCCAATCAAGCTATCTTTGATCGAAATGAAGAAGAAAACAGACAATCTCTAGGGAGAATGGGAACAACTCTCGTCATGTTGGCGATTCATGATCTTGATGTTGTGATTGCCCATGTTGGTGATAGCCGAATTTATAAGGTTACAAATAGTCCTAATGATGCTCAAATTTCCACTAAAGATATCCAAAATTCATTAGAAGTTAGTGCAGCCGCTAGTTCAGCAAAATTAGCACAAATCACTCGCGATCATGATGTTCTCAATCAATTACTTGATCTGGGCATGGATCGAGAATCGACAATAGCCAGACCTGACAGTCATCAATTAACTCAAGCATTAGGTCCAAATCCTAGCGATCGCCTAGAGCCTTCGATTCAATTCTTCACCTTAACCGAGCCAACTCTCTTTTTACTATGTTCCGATGGTCTATGTGATAACGATGTGATCGAAGAGAACTGGCAAACTCATTTATTACCAATTTTAAACAAAGATCTTGATCTCGTAACTGG
- the fbp gene encoding class 1 fructose-bisphosphatase yields the protein MTDSTRLNHAQEITLGRDFMTLSQHVLSQFGTFSPDAYDLSALMGRIGLAGKTIARHLSRAGLLENVLGVTGEVNVQGEAVKKMDHYANRVFLRAFEQSGLVCRLASEEMEKPYYIPENCPIGRYTLLYDPIDGSSNIDVNLAIGSIFSIRQQEGNDESGEALDLLQSGRKQIGAGYILYGTSTMLVYSLGIGVHAFTLDPSIGEFILSQENIHIPPTGSTYSVNEGNFWQWEAPMREYVKYIHRQEGYSARYSGALVADIHRILFQGGVFLYPGTVGHPDGKLRLLYESAPLAFLVEQAGGRATTGNQDILDVIPKQLHSRTPLIIGSSENVKLVESFLNK from the coding sequence ATGACTGATTCTACCAGACTCAACCATGCTCAAGAGATCACCCTCGGACGGGACTTTATGACTCTTTCACAGCATGTCCTCTCCCAATTTGGGACATTTTCTCCTGATGCGTATGATCTGAGTGCATTAATGGGGCGGATTGGTTTAGCAGGTAAAACGATTGCCCGCCATCTCAGTCGAGCGGGCTTACTCGAAAATGTCCTTGGGGTTACAGGCGAAGTTAACGTCCAAGGCGAAGCGGTCAAAAAAATGGATCACTACGCTAATCGAGTGTTTCTACGTGCGTTTGAACAAAGCGGCTTAGTTTGTCGCCTTGCCTCTGAGGAAATGGAGAAGCCCTATTACATTCCTGAAAACTGTCCCATTGGTCGCTATACCTTGCTTTACGATCCCATTGATGGTTCTAGTAATATCGATGTCAATTTAGCGATCGGTTCGATCTTTTCGATTCGTCAACAGGAAGGGAATGATGAATCGGGAGAAGCTCTAGATTTATTACAGTCAGGACGCAAGCAGATTGGTGCTGGATATATTCTTTATGGTACTAGCACGATGCTAGTTTACTCCCTTGGCATAGGCGTTCATGCTTTTACTCTTGATCCTAGTATTGGAGAATTTATTCTGTCTCAAGAGAATATTCACATTCCTCCAACGGGTTCCACTTACAGTGTTAATGAAGGGAATTTTTGGCAATGGGAAGCGCCAATGCGTGAATATGTCAAGTATATTCATCGTCAAGAGGGATATTCTGCTCGTTACTCAGGGGCGCTAGTGGCAGATATCCATCGAATTCTCTTTCAGGGTGGTGTATTTCTCTACCCCGGTACAGTCGGTCATCCCGATGGAAAGTTACGCTTACTCTATGAGTCTGCGCCTTTAGCATTTTTAGTGGAGCAAGCAGGCGGCAGAGCGACTACGGGCAATCAAGATATTCTTGATGTGATTCCCAAACAATTACATAGTCGAACGCCATTGATTATTGGTAGTTCAGAAAATGTAAAATTAGTAGAGTCATTTTTAAATAAGTAA
- a CDS encoding 3-isopropylmalate dehydratase large subunit: MGMTLTEKILAKASGKSYVSPGENIWVNADLLMTHDVCGPGTIGIFKKEFGSDAKVWDREKIVLIPDHYIFTKDARANRNVDILRDFAKEQDIKYFYDITDLSNFKANPDYKGVCHVALAQEGHTRPGEVLFGTDSHTCNAGAFGQFATGIGNTDAAFVMGTGKLLIKVPASMKFVFDGEMPPYLLAKDLILHVIGDISVSGANYRALEISGEAISKLTMEERMTLCNMAIEAGGKNGVIAPDQTTFDYVRSRTDKPFESLYADADAPYYYVKHYDVSKLEPVVAKPHSPDNRALVREVTDVKIDRVYIGSCTGGKTEDFYHAAKLLKGQQVKVPTYLVPATQKVYNDLFSIKIDGLTLSEIFLQAGCIEPASPSCAACLGGPQDTFGRVNEAEVCVSTTNRNFPGRMGNKQAQIYLASPYTAAASALTGHITDPRDFL, translated from the coding sequence ATGGGAATGACACTCACCGAAAAGATTTTGGCAAAAGCTTCGGGAAAAAGCTACGTTAGTCCAGGCGAAAATATTTGGGTGAATGCTGACCTGCTGATGACCCATGATGTCTGTGGTCCCGGCACAATTGGCATCTTTAAAAAGGAATTTGGTAGTGATGCAAAGGTTTGGGACAGAGAAAAAATTGTTTTAATTCCTGATCACTATATTTTCACCAAGGATGCAAGGGCAAATCGCAACGTTGATATTTTGCGAGATTTTGCCAAAGAACAGGACATTAAATACTTCTACGACATCACCGATCTTTCCAACTTTAAAGCTAACCCTGATTACAAAGGTGTGTGCCATGTTGCCCTAGCTCAAGAAGGTCACACCAGACCCGGAGAAGTTCTATTCGGTACTGATTCCCATACCTGCAATGCGGGAGCCTTTGGGCAGTTTGCTACGGGTATTGGTAATACTGACGCTGCCTTTGTGATGGGTACTGGCAAATTGCTGATCAAAGTACCTGCATCAATGAAGTTTGTCTTTGATGGCGAAATGCCTCCTTACCTTTTGGCAAAAGACTTGATCTTGCATGTCATCGGTGATATCAGCGTTAGTGGGGCAAACTATCGCGCTTTGGAAATTAGCGGTGAGGCAATTTCTAAACTGACGATGGAAGAGCGGATGACTCTTTGCAATATGGCGATCGAGGCGGGTGGTAAAAATGGTGTGATTGCGCCTGACCAAACTACCTTTGACTATGTGCGATCGCGTACCGATAAGCCCTTTGAATCGCTCTACGCTGACGCTGATGCCCCCTACTATTACGTCAAGCATTACGATGTATCTAAGCTAGAGCCTGTAGTTGCTAAGCCCCACTCTCCCGACAATCGTGCCCTTGTCCGTGAAGTCACAGATGTCAAAATCGATCGCGTTTACATCGGTTCTTGCACTGGTGGTAAAACTGAAGACTTCTACCATGCTGCCAAATTGCTGAAGGGGCAACAGGTCAAGGTTCCTACCTATCTTGTACCTGCGACGCAGAAGGTTTACAACGATCTATTCAGCATCAAGATTGATGGGTTAACCCTTTCTGAGATTTTCTTGCAAGCGGGTTGTATTGAGCCAGCATCACCTTCCTGTGCTGCTTGTTTGGGCGGACCACAAGATACCTTTGGACGGGTGAATGAAGCTGAGGTTTGTGTGTCTACCACTAACCGTAATTTCCCTGGACGGATGGGCAATAAGCAAGCGCAAATTTATCTTGCTTCACCCTATACGGCGGCGGCCTCTGCCTTAACAGGTCATATTACCGATCCTCGTGATTTTCTGTAG